Proteins encoded within one genomic window of Salipaludibacillus agaradhaerens:
- a CDS encoding phosphatidate cytidylyltransferase, whose amino-acid sequence MKQRVITGVIAGAAFVTLIILGNLPFTLVMIALATIGMWELLRMKRIHPLSIRGIAGMLFMWLLLIPENVIGVFDWVHLERLELFLLLIIVLLALTVITKNRFTFDEAGFVVLASVYVGFGFHYFMHARFLENGLAMIFFILIIVWSTDSGAYFAGRRFGKHKLWPEISPKKTIEGSMGGTLLALLIGSIYTVFFPVFSTWMTTVLFMIVVSLAGQLGDLVESAFKRHYAVKDSGHVLPGHGGILDRFDSLIFVMPIIYLLGFL is encoded by the coding sequence ATGAAGCAGCGAGTTATTACAGGTGTCATTGCAGGAGCAGCTTTTGTTACCCTTATCATTCTAGGTAACCTTCCATTCACTCTTGTTATGATCGCTTTAGCAACAATAGGCATGTGGGAATTGTTAAGGATGAAAAGGATCCACCCGTTAAGTATTCGAGGGATTGCAGGAATGCTATTTATGTGGCTTTTATTAATACCGGAAAATGTTATAGGGGTATTTGATTGGGTTCACCTTGAGCGATTGGAGCTTTTTCTATTGCTCATTATCGTCTTACTGGCATTGACGGTCATCACTAAAAATAGATTTACGTTTGATGAAGCAGGCTTTGTCGTGTTAGCTTCAGTGTATGTAGGTTTTGGTTTTCATTACTTTATGCACGCCCGATTTTTAGAAAATGGACTAGCCATGATCTTCTTTATTTTAATCATTGTCTGGTCAACGGATTCTGGAGCTTATTTTGCTGGGCGTCGCTTTGGAAAACATAAATTATGGCCAGAAATTAGCCCTAAGAAGACAATTGAAGGTTCGATGGGTGGCACACTATTAGCCCTTCTAATTGGTAGTATCTATACTGTCTTTTTTCCTGTATTTTCTACATGGATGACAACTGTATTATTTATGATTGTTGTTTCTCTAGCAGGACAGTTAGGAGATTTAGTTGAATCAGCTTTTAAACGGCATTATGCTGTTAAAGATTCTGGACACGTATTACCAGGTCATGGAGGTATCCTTGACCGATTTGATAGCTTAATATTTGTCATGCCAATTATCTATTTGCTCGGTTTTCTTTAG
- the nusA gene encoding transcription termination factor NusA, with amino-acid sequence MNSEFMDALATIEKDKGIDKEIILEAIEQALITGYKRNFNSAQNVRVDIDRQTGVIRVFARKEVVEEVFDARLEISVNEAKGINPLYDVDDVVEIEVTPRDFGRIAAQTAKQVVTQRVREAERGIIYSDFIDREEDIMTGIVQRQDHRFIYVDLGRVEALMPVGEQMPNETYRHNDRIKAYITKVEKTTKGPQIMISRTHPGLLKRLFELEVPEIYDGTVEVKSVSREAGERSKISVHAEDEDVDPVGSCVGPKGQRVQTIVNELKGEKIDIVKWSEDPKVYVANALSPSKVLQVTVNEEEKMTQVVVPDYQLSLAIGKRGQNARLAAKLTGWKIDIKSQTDAEELGLYNADGPLMAQSSHEEADDDAQPDWDKLEGHANDISEPIYEDDLMIDDEEDQDR; translated from the coding sequence ATGAATAGTGAATTTATGGATGCATTAGCCACCATTGAAAAGGACAAGGGGATAGACAAAGAAATTATACTTGAAGCGATTGAGCAAGCATTAATTACAGGTTACAAACGTAATTTTAACTCTGCGCAAAATGTTCGTGTGGATATTGATCGCCAAACGGGTGTTATTCGAGTATTTGCTAGAAAAGAAGTGGTGGAAGAAGTATTCGATGCAAGGTTAGAAATTTCAGTGAATGAAGCTAAAGGCATTAATCCGCTTTATGATGTCGATGATGTGGTGGAAATTGAAGTGACACCTCGAGACTTTGGCCGAATCGCTGCTCAAACAGCGAAACAAGTCGTAACACAACGTGTACGAGAAGCAGAACGAGGCATTATTTATTCCGATTTTATTGATCGTGAAGAAGACATCATGACGGGTATCGTTCAGCGGCAAGATCATCGCTTTATTTACGTCGATCTAGGTCGGGTTGAAGCTTTAATGCCTGTTGGAGAACAAATGCCCAATGAGACTTATCGTCATAACGACCGTATTAAAGCCTATATTACAAAAGTGGAAAAGACGACAAAAGGTCCGCAAATTATGATCTCTCGGACCCATCCAGGACTTCTGAAGCGCCTGTTTGAATTGGAAGTTCCTGAGATTTATGATGGTACAGTTGAAGTAAAGTCTGTTTCTCGTGAAGCGGGGGAGCGATCTAAAATCTCTGTTCATGCTGAAGATGAAGATGTAGATCCAGTAGGGTCTTGTGTAGGCCCTAAAGGTCAACGAGTTCAGACAATTGTAAACGAATTAAAAGGTGAAAAAATTGATATTGTAAAATGGTCGGAGGATCCTAAAGTATATGTGGCTAATGCTTTAAGCCCTTCTAAAGTTTTACAAGTCACTGTGAATGAAGAAGAGAAAATGACGCAAGTGGTTGTACCTGATTATCAACTATCCCTTGCCATTGGTAAACGCGGACAGAATGCCCGTCTTGCAGCTAAATTAACTGGATGGAAAATTGATATTAAAAGCCAAACTGACGCTGAAGAATTAGGACTTTATAATGCTGACGGCCCCTTGATGGCACAAAGTAGTCATGAAGAAGCTGATGATGATGCGCAACCAGATTGGGATAAGTTAGAAGGTCATGCAAACGATATAAGTGAACCTATTTACGAAGATGATCTCATGATAGATGACGAAGAAGATCAAGATCGTTAA
- a CDS encoding 1-deoxy-D-xylulose-5-phosphate reductoisomerase — MRKINLIGSTGSIGVQTLDVMRSHPEEFNLEALSFGSNFKVGIEQIEEFKPKLISVQSEAVAQEVKEHISYKADIMHGLEGLTEAAVYGEADILVNAVMGRVGLEPTIKAIKSGKDVAIANKETLVMAGNIVTALSEKYGTRLIPVDSEHSAIAQCLHGNKEKEVSKLILTASGGSFRDLSREELKHVTVKEALNHPNWNMGAKITIDSATMMNKGLEVIEAKWLFDMAYDDIDVLLHKESIIHSMVEYIDGSILAHLGTPDMRVPIQYALSEPNRLDLKGGDRLKLWEVGTLHFEKMDYDRFRCLKMAFEAGRAGGIAPAVLNAANEVAVSLFLEGRISFLDIEVFVEKALHRHTPISNPSLEDIVSADKEVRSDVLSYLS, encoded by the coding sequence ATGAGGAAAATCAATCTTATTGGATCTACAGGATCTATAGGTGTTCAAACACTTGATGTTATGCGTTCCCACCCTGAGGAATTCAATTTAGAAGCTTTGAGTTTTGGGTCGAATTTTAAAGTGGGTATCGAGCAGATTGAAGAATTTAAACCCAAATTAATTAGTGTTCAGTCTGAAGCGGTAGCTCAAGAAGTTAAGGAACACATTAGTTATAAAGCAGACATTATGCACGGGCTAGAGGGATTAACAGAAGCAGCTGTTTATGGTGAAGCAGATATTCTCGTTAATGCGGTTATGGGACGTGTTGGTCTTGAACCAACGATAAAAGCCATTAAGTCAGGAAAAGATGTGGCTATCGCCAATAAGGAAACGCTCGTTATGGCAGGGAATATCGTCACAGCATTAAGTGAAAAATATGGCACCCGCCTTATTCCAGTTGATAGTGAGCATTCAGCTATTGCTCAATGCTTACATGGTAATAAAGAAAAAGAGGTATCTAAACTTATTCTAACTGCCTCTGGTGGAAGTTTTAGAGACCTTTCCCGCGAAGAGTTAAAGCATGTTACTGTGAAAGAAGCATTAAACCATCCAAACTGGAATATGGGAGCTAAAATTACGATAGATTCAGCGACCATGATGAATAAAGGTTTAGAAGTCATCGAAGCCAAGTGGCTCTTTGATATGGCATATGATGATATTGATGTATTACTTCACAAAGAGAGTATTATTCATTCTATGGTTGAATATATTGACGGTAGTATACTTGCCCATTTAGGTACTCCTGATATGAGAGTGCCGATTCAATATGCCCTTTCAGAGCCTAACAGGCTTGATTTAAAAGGGGGAGACAGGTTAAAATTATGGGAAGTTGGCACGTTACATTTTGAAAAGATGGATTACGATCGCTTTAGATGCTTGAAAATGGCCTTCGAAGCTGGCAGGGCAGGAGGGATTGCTCCTGCAGTGTTGAATGCTGCAAACGAGGTTGCTGTCTCACTGTTCCTTGAAGGTAGAATATCATTTCTTGATATTGAAGTTTTCGTGGAAAAGGCGCTCCATAGACACACCCCAATCAGTAACCCGTCACTAGAAGACATCGTTTCGGCAGATAAAGAAGTACGATCAGACGTTTTATCCTATTTAAGCTAA
- the rseP gene encoding RIP metalloprotease RseP, with product MNTLIAVIVIFGILVFVHEWGHLVVAKRAGILCREFAIGFGPKIFSFKRNETVYTIRLLPLGGFVRMAGEDPEMIQIKPGYEVGLLFNQLGKVSRIIINNKSKHPDCKVIQVEKIDLEHDLFVQGYVEDKEELVTYEIDDKAEYVHDEQPTQIAPYDRQFSAKTVGQRAAAIFAGPLMNFVLAVFVLILYAAFAGMPVDEPVVGEVTEDGVAIQAGLESGDRIVSIDGESVASWEEMTNIIVQHPNESLDFIIERQGEQFDVTMTAQERLGADDEQIGVIGITAPREHNIGQAVLFGFTETYEYTVLIFEALGMLVTGQFSLDHLAGPVGIYNYTGEVASMGLLVLFQWAAILSVNLGIINLLPLPALDGGRLLFIGLEAVRGKPIDPQKEGLVHFVGFALLMLLMLVVTWNDINKFFM from the coding sequence ATGAACACGTTAATAGCTGTCATCGTGATTTTTGGCATACTTGTATTTGTACACGAGTGGGGGCATTTAGTCGTTGCTAAACGAGCAGGTATACTCTGTCGTGAATTTGCAATTGGATTTGGGCCAAAGATCTTTTCATTTAAACGAAACGAAACAGTGTATACGATTCGGTTACTTCCTCTCGGGGGTTTTGTTAGAATGGCCGGGGAAGACCCTGAAATGATCCAAATAAAACCGGGCTATGAAGTTGGGCTTTTATTTAATCAATTAGGTAAAGTGAGTCGAATCATTATCAATAACAAGTCAAAGCATCCTGATTGTAAAGTAATTCAGGTGGAAAAAATTGATTTGGAACACGACTTGTTTGTGCAGGGATATGTTGAGGATAAGGAAGAATTGGTCACTTATGAGATAGATGATAAAGCTGAATATGTTCATGACGAACAGCCAACACAGATAGCCCCATATGATCGACAGTTCTCTGCTAAAACAGTGGGACAAAGAGCAGCTGCTATTTTTGCAGGCCCTCTAATGAACTTTGTATTAGCGGTTTTTGTCCTTATATTGTACGCAGCATTTGCAGGTATGCCTGTAGATGAGCCTGTTGTTGGTGAAGTTACTGAAGACGGGGTAGCGATTCAAGCTGGATTAGAAAGTGGGGACCGTATCGTTTCCATAGACGGTGAAAGTGTTGCCAGTTGGGAAGAAATGACCAACATTATTGTACAACATCCGAATGAATCACTTGATTTTATTATTGAACGTCAAGGCGAACAATTTGATGTCACAATGACAGCGCAAGAACGTCTTGGCGCTGATGACGAACAAATAGGTGTTATTGGTATTACAGCACCGAGAGAACATAATATAGGTCAAGCCGTTTTATTTGGGTTTACGGAAACCTATGAGTACACCGTTCTTATTTTTGAAGCGTTAGGCATGCTCGTTACAGGACAGTTTAGCTTAGATCATTTAGCAGGCCCTGTAGGCATTTACAATTATACTGGTGAAGTAGCCTCAATGGGACTGTTAGTTCTATTCCAATGGGCTGCCATCCTAAGTGTTAACCTCGGGATTATCAATTTATTACCACTTCCGGCTTTGGACGGAGGACGCCTTCTTTTTATCGGTTTGGAAGCTGTGAGAGGGAAACCTATTGACCCTCAGAAAGAAGGACTTGTGCACTTTGTTGGATTTGCGTTACTTATGCTGCTAATGCTTGTTGTCACGTGGAATGATATTAATAAATTTTTCATGTGA
- a CDS encoding PolC-type DNA polymerase III, with protein MNDELKIRQERFKLLMEQVVMPDELITNYLQGAHINKLDVYTKSKRWHFEFCLPDVLPFQAFELFKSRIVQNLAHIATVDFTLTYEAEINMKKHLPAYWPLIVETLRSSTNGLIQRLQEQTPVIEGRKVTIAVLNETEAEMVQRRVNEPLQQVCHELGFGQVELGVAIKESQEAMARFAEQKKEEDHHKVVEAMMEKQKQQEQAKDLKHNVAVSMGVTIKDEPQPIQTIVEEERRITIQGYVFEAETKELKSGRTLLTFKVTDYTDSIIVKMFSNSKEDVPVFESVSKGMWLKVRGSVQMDTFIRDLVMMAKDFDQVTPPARQDKAPEGEKRVELHLHSPMSQMDAVTSIGAYVEQAKKWGHDAIGLTDHSVLQAFPDAYGAGKKHDVKILYGVEANLVDDGVPIAYNPTDRPLLDATYVVFDVETTGLSAVYNTIIELAAVKVKNGEIIDKFESFANPHEKLSPLIIDLTGITDDMVENAPEVDDVLKDFHKWMGDDILVAHNASFDMGFLNAGYQRIGYSKVPNPVIDTLELGRLLYPTFKNHRLNTLCKKFNIELVSHHRAIYDAEATGHLLWKMVKDAIEKEITIHAQLNEQTSTDDYKKQRPTHCIIYAKNNTGLKNLYKLVSLSHINYFYRMPRIPRSELIKHREGLIIGSGCDRGEVFEAMMQKSPEEVEEAAKFYDYLEIQPPANYHHLVEKEIVRDELAVKDIIKNIIELGDKLDKKVVATGNVHYLQPEDHIYRKILIASQGGANPLNKQTLPQVHYRSTDEMLDCFSFLPKEKAKEVVVTNTQAIADEIDEIKPVPDDLFTPHIEGADEEIRDICYTRAKSIYGEELPQIVVERLEKELTSIISNGFSVIYLISQKLVKKSLEDGYLVGSRGSVGSSLVATMMEITEVNPLPPHYVCPSCHHSYFFNDGSVGSGFDLPDKSCEKCESTYKKDGHDIPFETFLGFKGDKVPDIDLNFSGDYQPIAHNYTKELFGEEYVYRAGTIGTVAEKTAYGYVKGYESDEQIQLRGAEIDRLVSGCTGVKRTTGQHPGGIIVVPDHLDIYDFSPIQFPADDRESEWKTTHFDFHSIHDNLLKLDILGHDDPTVIRMLQDLSGIDPKDIPVDDPEVFKLFGGTEALGVTEDQIMCKTGTYGIPEFGTRFVRQMLEETKPTTFSELVQISGLSHGTDVWLNNAADLIADGTCVLKDVIGCRDDIMVYLIYKGLEDSLAFKIMEFVRKGKGLQEEWIEEMKKHGVPDWYIGSCLKIKYMFPKAHAAAYVLMAIRIAYFKVHHPILFYAAYFTVRADDFELETMTRGSATIRKRIEEIYQKGLEATPKEKSLVTVLELALEMCERGFSFQKVDLYKSKASEFLVDGDSLIPPFNALTGVGTNAAINIEKARENGEFLSKEDLRQRSKITKTVLENLDEHGCLEGMPESNQLSLF; from the coding sequence ATGAACGACGAACTGAAAATCAGGCAAGAACGTTTTAAGTTACTGATGGAACAAGTGGTCATGCCTGATGAGCTCATAACGAATTACTTACAAGGTGCTCACATTAATAAGCTTGATGTATATACGAAATCAAAACGGTGGCATTTTGAATTTTGCCTACCTGATGTTTTGCCATTCCAAGCTTTTGAATTGTTTAAAAGTCGTATTGTACAAAACCTTGCCCATATTGCAACCGTCGATTTTACTTTGACGTATGAGGCAGAAATAAATATGAAAAAACATTTACCTGCCTACTGGCCGCTTATCGTAGAGACATTACGATCTTCAACAAATGGATTAATACAGCGACTACAAGAACAAACACCTGTGATTGAAGGACGAAAAGTGACGATTGCTGTATTAAATGAGACGGAAGCAGAAATGGTTCAGCGTCGCGTGAATGAGCCTTTACAACAAGTGTGTCACGAACTTGGTTTTGGACAAGTTGAGCTTGGCGTAGCGATAAAGGAATCTCAAGAAGCGATGGCACGCTTTGCTGAGCAAAAGAAAGAAGAAGATCATCATAAAGTCGTTGAAGCGATGATGGAAAAACAAAAGCAACAGGAGCAAGCAAAAGACCTTAAACATAATGTAGCGGTTTCAATGGGTGTGACGATTAAGGACGAGCCACAACCGATTCAAACGATCGTAGAAGAAGAGCGAAGGATTACAATTCAAGGATATGTATTTGAAGCTGAAACGAAAGAATTAAAGAGCGGTAGAACGCTTCTAACCTTCAAAGTGACTGATTATACAGACTCCATCATAGTTAAAATGTTCTCTAACAGTAAAGAAGATGTACCTGTTTTTGAATCTGTTAGCAAAGGCATGTGGTTGAAAGTCCGTGGCAGTGTGCAAATGGACACCTTTATCCGTGACCTTGTCATGATGGCTAAAGACTTCGATCAAGTGACACCACCAGCAAGACAAGATAAAGCACCTGAAGGTGAAAAACGTGTGGAATTGCATTTACACTCACCTATGAGTCAAATGGATGCCGTCACCTCTATAGGCGCCTATGTAGAACAAGCTAAAAAATGGGGACATGACGCGATTGGATTAACTGATCATTCTGTACTGCAAGCTTTCCCAGATGCTTATGGAGCAGGTAAGAAACATGATGTAAAAATTCTTTATGGTGTAGAAGCAAATTTAGTGGATGATGGTGTTCCTATTGCTTATAATCCAACTGATCGTCCTCTTTTGGACGCAACTTATGTCGTTTTTGATGTGGAAACAACTGGCTTATCAGCTGTTTACAATACGATTATTGAATTAGCTGCTGTTAAAGTTAAAAATGGGGAGATTATAGATAAATTCGAATCATTCGCAAATCCTCATGAAAAATTAAGTCCACTAATCATTGATCTTACGGGAATTACCGATGACATGGTAGAAAACGCACCAGAAGTAGATGATGTCCTTAAAGATTTTCATAAGTGGATGGGTGACGATATTTTAGTGGCGCATAACGCAAGCTTTGATATGGGCTTCTTGAACGCAGGATATCAACGGATCGGTTATAGTAAAGTGCCTAACCCAGTCATTGATACGCTAGAGCTCGGTAGATTGCTGTATCCTACCTTTAAAAATCATCGTTTAAACACGCTTTGTAAGAAGTTTAACATTGAGCTAGTTTCACATCACCGTGCCATCTATGATGCTGAAGCAACAGGGCACCTATTATGGAAAATGGTGAAAGATGCGATTGAAAAAGAGATCACTATCCATGCGCAATTGAACGAACAGACCTCTACTGACGATTATAAAAAACAACGGCCAACTCATTGTATTATTTATGCAAAGAATAACACTGGACTAAAAAATTTATATAAGCTTGTTTCATTATCGCATATCAATTATTTTTATAGGATGCCTCGTATTCCTCGGTCTGAACTCATTAAACACCGTGAAGGATTAATTATCGGCTCAGGGTGTGATCGAGGTGAAGTATTTGAAGCGATGATGCAAAAATCGCCTGAGGAAGTTGAAGAAGCTGCCAAATTTTATGATTATTTAGAAATACAGCCACCGGCAAACTATCACCATTTAGTAGAAAAAGAGATCGTAAGGGATGAATTAGCTGTCAAAGATATTATCAAAAACATTATTGAGCTAGGTGATAAACTCGATAAAAAGGTTGTTGCAACAGGAAATGTTCATTACTTACAGCCAGAAGACCATATTTATCGAAAAATTTTAATTGCTTCTCAAGGGGGGGCAAACCCATTAAATAAACAAACATTGCCACAAGTCCATTACCGTTCAACGGATGAAATGCTAGATTGTTTCAGCTTTTTACCAAAAGAAAAAGCGAAAGAAGTTGTAGTAACCAATACACAAGCTATTGCTGATGAGATCGATGAGATCAAACCTGTACCAGATGATTTGTTTACTCCTCATATTGAAGGAGCAGACGAGGAGATTCGGGATATTTGTTATACAAGAGCAAAAAGCATTTACGGTGAAGAATTACCCCAAATCGTAGTGGAAAGACTTGAAAAAGAATTGACGAGTATCATCAGCAACGGCTTTTCAGTCATTTATTTAATATCTCAAAAGTTAGTGAAAAAATCCCTAGAAGACGGTTATCTTGTTGGTTCCCGGGGATCAGTTGGTTCGAGCTTAGTTGCGACCATGATGGAGATAACGGAAGTAAACCCCCTTCCACCACATTATGTATGCCCGTCGTGTCATCATTCTTATTTCTTTAACGATGGAAGTGTCGGCTCAGGGTTTGACCTCCCTGATAAATCATGTGAAAAATGTGAGTCAACTTATAAAAAGGATGGCCATGATATTCCTTTTGAAACTTTCCTTGGATTTAAAGGGGATAAAGTGCCAGATATCGACTTAAATTTCTCAGGAGATTATCAGCCAATAGCCCATAATTACACGAAGGAATTATTTGGTGAAGAGTATGTTTACCGAGCAGGGACGATCGGTACGGTAGCGGAAAAAACAGCCTATGGCTATGTAAAAGGGTATGAAAGCGATGAACAAATCCAACTTCGTGGAGCAGAGATAGATCGTCTTGTCTCAGGCTGCACAGGCGTAAAACGAACTACAGGACAACATCCTGGGGGGATCATCGTCGTTCCTGATCACTTAGATATTTATGATTTTTCCCCAATTCAATTTCCGGCTGATGACCGTGAATCAGAATGGAAGACGACCCATTTCGATTTCCATTCAATTCATGATAATTTATTAAAGCTGGACATTCTAGGTCATGATGATCCAACCGTGATACGTATGTTGCAAGATTTAAGTGGCATAGACCCTAAAGACATTCCTGTCGATGACCCTGAAGTATTTAAACTCTTTGGGGGAACAGAAGCATTAGGGGTAACGGAAGATCAAATTATGTGTAAGACAGGAACATATGGTATCCCTGAATTCGGTACGCGCTTTGTGCGTCAAATGCTAGAAGAAACGAAACCGACGACCTTTAGTGAACTTGTCCAAATTTCAGGTCTTTCTCACGGCACAGATGTTTGGCTTAACAATGCTGCAGACCTAATTGCTGATGGAACGTGTGTCCTAAAAGATGTGATCGGCTGTCGGGACGATATCATGGTCTATCTTATTTATAAAGGGCTAGAAGATTCTCTTGCATTTAAAATTATGGAGTTTGTTCGTAAAGGTAAAGGGCTTCAAGAAGAATGGATAGAGGAAATGAAAAAGCACGGCGTACCAGACTGGTATATCGGCTCATGTTTAAAAATAAAATATATGTTCCCGAAAGCACATGCTGCTGCCTATGTTCTCATGGCAATTCGAATTGCTTATTTCAAAGTCCATCATCCTATCCTATTTTATGCTGCCTACTTTACTGTTAGAGCAGATGATTTTGAACTAGAGACAATGACACGAGGGTCAGCCACTATCCGGAAACGAATTGAGGAAATCTATCAAAAGGGCCTTGAGGCGACGCCAAAAGAAAAAAGCCTTGTAACGGTGTTAGAATTGGCATTGGAAATGTGTGAAAGAGGATTTTCTTTCCAAAAAGTTGATTTGTACAAATCAAAAGCCTCGGAGTTTCTAGTAGATGGGGATTCACTTATACCACCTTTTAATGCCTTAACAGGAGTTGGGACGAATGCTGCCATAAATATCGAAAAAGCACGTGAAAATGGCGAGTTTCTTTCTAAAGAAGACTTAAGACAACGAAGTAAAATTACAAAAACTGTTTTGGAAAATCTTGATGAGCATGGTTGTCTAGAAGGGATGCCTGAATCCAATCAGTTATCATTGTTTTAA
- the rimP gene encoding ribosome maturation factor RimP produces MAESIQSTVEQLVQPVLEELSLELVDVEFQKEGKSWFLRVYIDGDGGVDLDDCTSVSERLSELLDEHDPIEQAYYLEVSSPGAERPLKKEKDMENAIGKNVFVTTYAPINGEKAFEGKLTQFDGETLTIDTKIKTRIVPVNIPYNKVAKARLAVVF; encoded by the coding sequence ATGGCAGAGTCGATTCAATCAACAGTCGAACAACTCGTTCAACCGGTTCTTGAAGAGCTATCATTGGAGCTCGTAGATGTAGAATTCCAAAAAGAAGGGAAAAGTTGGTTTTTACGAGTCTATATAGATGGTGATGGTGGGGTAGACTTGGATGATTGCACCTCGGTGAGTGAGCGTTTAAGCGAGTTACTGGATGAACACGACCCTATTGAGCAAGCATATTATTTGGAAGTGTCTTCTCCAGGAGCTGAACGGCCATTAAAAAAAGAAAAAGACATGGAAAATGCAATTGGAAAAAATGTGTTCGTAACGACGTATGCGCCAATTAATGGTGAAAAAGCCTTTGAAGGTAAGCTGACACAATTTGATGGGGAAACATTAACAATTGATACTAAAATCAAGACCCGAATCGTGCCAGTTAATATTCCTTATAATAAAGTGGCAAAAGCAAGATTGGCTGTCGTTTTTTAA
- a CDS encoding proline--tRNA ligase, with the protein MRQSTYLAQTLRDIPSDAEVKSHQLMLRAGLIRQSTSGVYSFLPIGLKVLKKVENIVREEMDKAGAQEMLLPSIQPSELWKASGRWEEYGAELMRIKDRHDREFALGPTHEEVITTIVRDDVRSYKKLPMTLYQIQTKFRDERRPRFGILRGREFLMKDAYSFDTSFEGLDESYQKMYSAYCNIFTRCELNYRAVVADSGAMGGKDTHEFMVLSTVGEDTIAYSDSSDFAANIEIAPVNVTYEKSSDQPKALEKMETPSKKTIEEVANFLSIAKEDCIKSMLFLVDEKPVLVLVRGDHQVNEVKIKHLFDARSVKLAGEAETEKWLSTETGYIGPVNVDDNITIIADKAVEVMVNAVCGANEQDAHFINVNPGRDFNVSNYADLRNIQEGDPSPDGKGTIKFKEGIEVGHVFKLGTKYSEALNAQFLDENGKAQPMVMGSYGIGVSRTVAAIIEEHHDENGIVWPISVAPFHIHLMPINVKQDEQRKLSEELYESLNNKRYEVLYDDRAERPGVKFKDADLFGLPLRITVGKKAEEGILEVKIRKTGEVLEVHRDNLLEIIEKYIG; encoded by the coding sequence TTGAGACAAAGTACGTATTTGGCACAAACGCTACGTGATATACCAAGTGATGCAGAAGTAAAAAGTCATCAGTTAATGTTAAGAGCAGGCTTGATCCGCCAAAGTACCTCAGGTGTGTATTCTTTCTTACCAATTGGCTTAAAAGTGTTAAAAAAAGTAGAAAACATTGTGAGGGAAGAAATGGATAAAGCAGGGGCACAAGAGATGCTACTGCCTTCAATTCAACCTTCTGAACTCTGGAAAGCTTCAGGAAGATGGGAAGAGTATGGGGCTGAACTCATGCGGATAAAGGATAGACACGATAGAGAGTTTGCTTTAGGACCAACCCATGAGGAAGTCATTACAACTATCGTGCGTGATGACGTGAGATCATATAAAAAGCTGCCGATGACACTTTATCAAATTCAAACGAAATTTCGTGATGAAAGAAGGCCGAGATTCGGTATTTTAAGAGGCCGAGAATTTCTCATGAAGGATGCCTACTCATTTGATACAAGCTTTGAAGGACTTGATGAAAGCTATCAAAAGATGTATAGCGCCTATTGTAATATCTTTACACGATGTGAGTTGAATTATCGGGCTGTCGTAGCGGACTCTGGGGCAATGGGTGGAAAAGATACTCACGAATTTATGGTGCTTTCTACCGTAGGAGAAGACACGATTGCTTATTCTGACTCATCAGATTTTGCAGCTAATATTGAAATTGCACCGGTGAATGTGACTTATGAAAAGTCCTCAGATCAACCAAAAGCACTTGAAAAAATGGAGACACCTAGTAAGAAGACGATTGAAGAGGTGGCAAATTTTCTTTCCATTGCGAAAGAAGATTGTATTAAATCTATGCTATTTTTAGTTGATGAAAAACCTGTTCTCGTCCTTGTTCGTGGTGACCATCAGGTAAATGAAGTGAAAATTAAACATTTATTCGATGCGCGTTCCGTTAAATTAGCTGGAGAAGCAGAGACTGAAAAGTGGTTAAGCACAGAGACAGGCTACATAGGGCCAGTGAACGTGGATGACAACATCACTATTATTGCTGATAAAGCTGTTGAAGTAATGGTGAATGCCGTTTGTGGGGCAAACGAGCAAGATGCACATTTCATTAACGTTAATCCTGGGCGTGACTTTAACGTTTCAAACTATGCCGATTTAAGAAACATTCAGGAAGGTGATCCTTCTCCAGACGGTAAAGGGACTATTAAATTCAAGGAAGGCATTGAAGTGGGGCACGTATTCAAACTAGGCACGAAATATAGTGAAGCATTAAATGCCCAATTCCTTGATGAAAATGGTAAAGCTCAGCCGATGGTGATGGGGTCCTACGGGATAGGTGTTTCACGTACAGTGGCTGCCATTATCGAGGAGCACCATGATGAAAATGGTATCGTATGGCCAATAAGTGTGGCGCCATTCCATATTCACCTTATGCCTATTAATGTCAAGCAAGATGAACAACGTAAGCTTTCAGAAGAATTATACGAGAGTTTAAATAATAAGCGTTATGAGGTTCTATACGATGACCGTGCAGAACGACCAGGTGTGAAATTTAAAGATGCGGACTTATTCGGATTGCCTTTACGCATAACAGTTGGGAAAAAGGCCGAAGAAGGGATCTTGGAAGTTAAGATTCGAAAAACTGGAGAAGTACTAGAAGTGCATCGGGATAACCTTTTGGAAATAATAGAGAAATATATTGGGTAA